In Cydia fagiglandana chromosome 3, ilCydFagi1.1, whole genome shotgun sequence, the following are encoded in one genomic region:
- the LOC134679834 gene encoding uncharacterized protein LOC134679834, translating into MKVLALVLTLWTVDAYPYYPYYGNVDTVSFGASDSSRGGMAMSKYYNPYYTQQAGGGLAAFMFRQPEEQQTSQYYLPDRRHQTQPELTYLPPQQNEVFYPQQPEKPATEQTEIADPTERTEFSTTAKTIPEIAEPEVEEVEEQKPRKRVQKKKQVKRPVEEDDDDDDKYDMPRMPAAAFFPMFFGYGGRSGSGGMPGGATAVANAYSTGRGGVASSHATAYGAPRHDNQKL; encoded by the exons ATGAAGGTCTTGGCTTTGGTGTTGACGCTGTGGACGGTGGACGCGTACCCTTACTATCCGTATTACGGCAATGTTGATACGG TATCATTCGGTGCTAGCGATAGCAGCCGCGGTGGCATGGCCATGAGCAAGTACTACAACCCGTACTACACGCAGCAAGCCGGCGGCGGTCTGGCCGCCTTCATGTTCCGACAGCCCGAAGAACAGCAGACCAGCCAGTACTACCTTCCCGACCGACGGCACCAGACCCAGCCCGAGCTCACCTACCTCCCCCCTCAACAAAACGAAGTCTTCTACCCACAGCAACCAGAAAAACCCGCCACAGAGCAAACCGAAATCGCCGACCCGACCGAAAGAACTGAATTTTCAACCACAGCTAAAACTATTCCTGAAATAGCCGAGCCTGAAGTTGAAGAGGTCGAGGAACAGAAGCCTAGGAAAAGAGTGCAGAAGAAGAAACAAGTGAAACGACCTGTtgaagaagatgatgatgatgatgataaatacGATATGCCAAGGATGCCAGCTGCGGCATTCTTCCCTATGTTCTTCGGCTATGGCGGGCGGTCCGGGTCAGGTGGCATGCCAGGTGGAGCGACGGCTGTTGCCAATGCTTACAGCACTGGCCGCGGAGGCGTTGCCAGTAGCCATGCGACCGCGTACGGCGCGCCTAGGCATGACAACCAGAAATTATAG